In the Hordeum vulgare subsp. vulgare chromosome 7H, MorexV3_pseudomolecules_assembly, whole genome shotgun sequence genome, one interval contains:
- the LOC123411363 gene encoding zinc finger protein 36-like — MVAAAMQALFDQTELSLSLALPTATALRKEDYLSICLAALAATGKGGQPQQASAWLPAPAPAQELRFSCAVCGKAFASYQALGGHKSSHRKPPTGERCVVAQASAGAGSEASAAASSGGSSGGPHQCTVCGRGFATGQALGGHKRCHYWDGTSVSMSMSVSVSASSAALRNFDLNLLPMPENAGMKRWAEEEEVQSPLPTKKMRLLL; from the coding sequence atgGTTGCCGCCGCCATGCAGGCCCTCTTTGACCAGACcgagctctccctctccctcgccctGCCCACCGCCACGGCGCTGAGGAAGGAGGACTACCTCTCCATCTGCCTCGCCGCGCTCGCCGCCACCGGCAAGGGCGGGCAGCCGCAGCAGGCCAGCGCGTGGCTCCCGGCCCCCGCGCCGGCGCAGGAGCTGCGCTTCAGCTGCGCGGTCTGCGGGAAGGCCTTCGCGTCGTACCAGGCGCTCGGCGGGCACAAGTCCAGCCACCGCAAGCCGCCCACCGGAGAGCGCTGCGTCGTTGCGCAGGCGTCCGCGGGTGCTGGGTCGGAGGCGAGCGCGGCGGCGTCCTCGGGCGGGAGCAGCGGCGGCCCGCACCAGTGCACCGTCTGCGGGCGGGGCTTCGCCACCGGGCAGGCGCTCGGCGGCCACAAGCGCTGCCACTActgggacggcacctccgtgtccaTGTCCATGTCCGTCTCCGTGTCGGCGTCGTCCGCCGCGCTGAGGAACTTCGACCTGAACCTGCTGCCCATGCCGGAGAACGCCGGGATGAAGAGgtgggccgaggaggaggaggtgcagaGCCCTCTGCCCACCAAGAAGATGAGGCTTTTGCTGTAA